One Lycium barbarum isolate Lr01 chromosome 5, ASM1917538v2, whole genome shotgun sequence genomic window carries:
- the LOC132639619 gene encoding transcription factor MYB1R1-like — MSSSKGRRWSEDDQRAFLIGLDNLGKGNWTDIARDFVPSRTPTQYFVEKGCSIKEKQQQRQRTFESNNSNFRLSAMPINYAYVPMTNYQFADIGTTNFVSSPTNATPVSSQSNCGSVDSLDLTL, encoded by the exons ATGAGTAGCAGTAAGGGAAGAAGATGGAGTGAGGATGACCAGAGGGCGTTCTTGATTGGATTGGATAATCTTGGGAAAGGAAACTGGACTGACATTGCTAGAGATTTTGTGCCAAGCAGGACACCAACACAA TACTTTGTCGAAAAGGGTTGTTCCATTAAGGAAAAACAACAGCAAAGGCAAAGAACCTTTGAATCAAACAACTCCAATTTCAGGCTTTCAGCAATGCCAATCAACTATGCCTATGTTCCCATGACAAATTATCAGTTTGCTGATATTGGTACAACTAATTTTGTATCATCACCAACTAATGCAACTCCAGTTTCGTCTCAATCTAATTGTGGGTCCGTGGATAGTTTGGATCTAACTCTCTAG